One genomic segment of Vulpes lagopus strain Blue_001 chromosome 9, ASM1834538v1, whole genome shotgun sequence includes these proteins:
- the LOC121499079 gene encoding transcription factor BTF3-like isoform X1 codes for MKEIIMNQEKLAKLQAQVRIGGKGSARQKKKVVHRTATADDKKLQFSLKNLGINNISGMEEVNMFTNQGTVIHFNNPKVQASLAANAFTITGHAETKQLTEMLPSILNQLGADSLTSLRRLAEALPKQSVDGKAPLATREDDDDDEVPDLVENFDEASKNEAN; via the coding sequence ATGAAAGAAATTATCATGAACCAGGAGAAACTCGCCAAACTGCAAGCACAAGTGCGTATTGGTGGGAAAGGGAGTGCTCGCCAAAAGAAGAAGGTGGTTCATAGAACAGCTACAGCAGATGATAAAAAACTTCAGTTCTCCTTAAAGAATTTAGGGATAAACAATATCTCTGGTATGGAAGAAGTGAATATGttcacaaaccaaggaacagtGATCCACTTTAACAACCCTAAAGTTCAGGCATCACTGGCAGCGAACGCTTTCACCATTACAGGCCATGCTGAGACAAAGCAGCTGACAGAAATGCTACCCAGTATCTTAAATCAGCTTGGTGCAGACAGTCTGACTAGTTTAAGAAGACTGGCTGAAGCTCTGCCCAAACAATCTGTGGATGGAAAAGCACCACTTGCTACCagagaggatgatgatgatgatgaagttcCAGATCTTGTGGAGAATTTTGATGAAGCTTCCAAGAATGAAGCAAACTGA
- the LOC121499079 gene encoding transcription factor BTF3-like isoform X2 translates to MKEIIMNQEKLAKLQAQVRIGGKGSARQKKKVVHRTATADDKKLQFSLKNLGINNISGMEEVNMFTNQGTVIHFNNPKVQASLAANAFTITGHAETKQLTEMLPSILNQLGADSLTSLRRLAEALPKQYLVENFDEASKNEAN, encoded by the exons ATGAAAGAAATTATCATGAACCAGGAGAAACTCGCCAAACTGCAAGCACAAGTGCGTATTGGTGGGAAAGGGAGTGCTCGCCAAAAGAAGAAGGTGGTTCATAGAACAGCTACAGCAGATGATAAAAAACTTCAGTTCTCCTTAAAGAATTTAGGGATAAACAATATCTCTGGTATGGAAGAAGTGAATATGttcacaaaccaaggaacagtGATCCACTTTAACAACCCTAAAGTTCAGGCATCACTGGCAGCGAACGCTTTCACCATTACAGGCCATGCTGAGACAAAGCAGCTGACAGAAATGCTACCCAGTATCTTAAATCAGCTTGGTGCAGACAGTCTGACTAGTTTAAGAAGACTGGCTGAAGCTCTGCCCAAACAAT ATCTTGTGGAGAATTTTGATGAAGCTTCCAAGAATGAAGCAAACTGA